A stretch of the Pangasianodon hypophthalmus isolate fPanHyp1 chromosome 28, fPanHyp1.pri, whole genome shotgun sequence genome encodes the following:
- the LOC128317631 gene encoding uncharacterized protein LOC128317631, with translation MLENTENTENTEDTENMENTENTEDMENMENTEDMEDTENTEDTENTENTEDMEDTENTEDMENTENTEDTENMENTEDRENMENTEDTENTENTENTEDMENTENTEDMENTEDTENTENTEDMENTENTEDMENTEDTENTENTEDMENTEDMEDMEDTENTEEMENMEEMENSRPRLAERWHEADAGLAEHEPFIALGLNGQGGRVEKKELSLGEEKADVAAQAVNVPFKQKAKTKSLCQKQAEFVRSQRSCWHTRHRSALVSQSPSRLCYAWKLQNF, from the exons ATGCTGGAGAACACGGAGAATACAGAGAATACGGAGGAcacggagaacatggagaacacagagaataCGGaggacatggagaacatggagaacacggaGGACATGGAGGACACGGAGAATACGGAGGAcacggagaacacggagaatACGGAGGACATGGAGGACACGGAGAATACGGAGGACATGGAGAACACGGAGAATACGGAGGACACGGAGAATATGGAGAATACGGAGGacagggagaacatggagaaTACAGAGGAcacggagaacacggagaatACGGAGAATACGGAGGACATGGAGAACACGGAGAATACAGAGGACATGGAGAACACGGAGGAcacggagaacacggagaatACGGAGGACATGGAGAACACGGAGAATACAGAGGACATGGAGAACACGGAGGAcacggagaacacggagaatACGGAGGACATGGAGAACACGGAGGACATGGAGGACATGGAGGACACGGAGAACACGGAGGAgatggagaacatggaggagATGGAGAACTCG AGACCGAGACTGGCAGAACGTTGGCACGAGGCAGACGCGGGGCTGGCGGAACACGAGCCGTTCATCGCCCTCGGGTTAAATGGACAAGGTGGCCGCGTGGAGAAAAAAGAGCTTTCTCTGGGGGAAGAAAAAGCGGACGTGGCTGCTCAGGCTGTTAACGTTCCGTTCAAGCAGAAAGCCAAGACAAAAAGCCTTTGTCAAAAACAAGCAGAGTTCGTACGATCCCAGCGGTCATGCTGGCACACTCGCCATCGTTCAGCGCTAGTTTCTCAATCTCCGTCTCGTTTGTGTTATGCCTGGAAGCTCCAGAACTTCTGA